In Natrinema amylolyticum, the following are encoded in one genomic region:
- a CDS encoding DUF7521 family protein: protein MSRQVVRVDEATLFELLTVASLFLVALFGTIIAYQAYRGYRRNDASSMFYLAVGLLLLTLCPFLVNVAITTFVSSDRIVIALLENVSRLFGLVAITYSLYGHH, encoded by the coding sequence ATGAGTCGCCAGGTCGTCCGAGTCGACGAGGCGACGCTGTTCGAGCTGTTGACCGTCGCCAGTCTCTTTCTCGTCGCCCTCTTCGGGACGATTATCGCGTACCAGGCTTACCGGGGCTACCGACGCAACGACGCGTCGTCGATGTTCTATCTCGCCGTCGGGCTCCTCTTGCTGACGCTGTGTCCCTTCCTGGTCAACGTCGCGATCACGACGTTCGTCAGTTCGGATCGGATCGTGATCGCACTGCTTGAGAACGTGAGTCGACTGTTCGGACTGGTCGCGATCACCTACTCGCTGTACGGCCACCACTGA
- a CDS encoding ArsR/SmtB family transcription factor translates to MSEETDLSTLLSVLDDEYARDILTHTSVEPMSASTLSERCDASLPTIYRRLDRLEECDLVTEETELASDGNHYSVYSANLDRLELSLEDGSFALELTYREEDVADKFTRMWEGMR, encoded by the coding sequence GTGAGTGAGGAAACTGACCTGTCGACATTGCTCTCGGTTCTCGACGACGAGTACGCACGGGATATCCTCACCCACACGAGCGTCGAACCCATGTCTGCCAGTACATTGAGCGAACGGTGTGACGCGTCCCTCCCGACGATCTATCGGCGGCTCGACCGGCTCGAGGAGTGCGATCTCGTCACCGAGGAGACGGAACTCGCATCCGACGGCAACCACTACAGCGTCTACAGCGCGAACCTCGACCGGCTGGAGCTGTCGCTGGAGGACGGCTCGTTCGCTCTCGAGTTGACGTATCGCGAGGAAGACGTCGCCGACAAGTTCACTCGCATGTGGGAGGGAATGCGATGA
- a CDS encoding DUF1330 domain-containing protein — translation MTNEPNPDSVLRRTVLKSGAIIAGALGMLPSATASGRENETQADKTTPSEPVQSQKGYVIAIDGITDRDRYMNEYFPVAAETTAVHNGEALVISFDPTVLDGEWCHDLTIVLEFPSVQAAEEWYADDALREVRQIRHETTAYSNKIITSQYSPEDQA, via the coding sequence ATGACCAACGAACCAAATCCAGACAGCGTCTTGCGCCGAACGGTGTTGAAATCGGGGGCGATTATAGCGGGCGCACTTGGGATGCTACCGTCTGCAACAGCGAGTGGCCGTGAAAATGAGACGCAGGCTGACAAAACGACTCCAAGCGAACCTGTCCAATCCCAGAAGGGATATGTGATTGCTATTGACGGGATAACTGACAGGGACCGATATATGAACGAATATTTCCCTGTTGCTGCGGAGACAACTGCCGTGCATAACGGAGAGGCGCTCGTTATTTCGTTTGATCCGACCGTGCTTGACGGTGAATGGTGTCATGACCTGACGATCGTCTTAGAATTCCCATCCGTTCAAGCAGCGGAGGAGTGGTATGCCGATGACGCCTTACGAGAAGTCCGGCAGATTCGCCACGAGACCACTGCCTACTCCAATAAGATCATCACCTCTCAATACTCGCCTGAAGATCAGGCGTAA
- a CDS encoding helix-turn-helix transcriptional regulator, giving the protein MARHRHALSTNMGSALDAIRFFADSANSVRVFEALTAGPTTSRDLAEQTDASRSTVARILNKGESRGWITSEGSQYELTEVGEIMIAEFRAYLQTLEGVQHLGDAIEWLPPPVHSLNFRHFRTAEIITPKTPTPSGPYDHVAEKIRTTDRVRSLVEVTLPRFVTLIHKQVNERQLDAELVIEANWIETLPAESEQLPLLRARAERDSIWTYDGEIPLNMHLFDDSVTIWLGEERDEERVVRGLLVAEAPAVMSWAEGLYEDYQDEGELLDPMRLQTK; this is encoded by the coding sequence ATGGCCCGTCATCGTCACGCGCTATCCACAAACATGGGATCGGCACTGGATGCGATCCGGTTCTTCGCGGATTCAGCGAACAGCGTGCGCGTGTTCGAGGCACTCACCGCTGGACCGACGACAAGCCGCGACCTCGCAGAGCAAACCGACGCTTCACGGTCAACCGTCGCACGAATCCTCAACAAAGGTGAATCACGAGGGTGGATTACCTCCGAGGGGAGTCAGTATGAACTCACAGAGGTAGGGGAGATCATGATCGCTGAGTTTCGTGCCTACCTGCAGACTCTCGAGGGAGTCCAGCATCTCGGTGACGCTATCGAGTGGCTCCCACCACCCGTTCACTCGCTTAATTTCCGTCACTTCCGCACCGCTGAGATCATAACGCCGAAGACGCCAACCCCGTCCGGGCCATACGATCACGTGGCAGAGAAGATTCGCACTACGGACAGGGTCCGATCACTTGTTGAGGTTACGCTGCCTCGTTTTGTGACGCTTATTCACAAACAGGTCAACGAGCGACAGTTGGATGCCGAACTCGTAATCGAAGCGAACTGGATCGAGACCCTCCCTGCGGAGTCAGAGCAACTGCCGCTGTTGCGGGCCCGTGCAGAGCGGGACAGCATCTGGACCTACGATGGAGAGATCCCGCTTAACATGCATCTCTTCGATGACTCTGTGACGATTTGGTTAGGTGAAGAACGAGACGAAGAACGGGTCGTTCGGGGATTATTAGTCGCTGAGGCTCCCGCCGTTATGTCGTGGGCCGAGGGGCTATACGAAGACTATCAGGACGAGGGGGAATTACTTGATCCAATGAGGTTACAGACGAAGTAA
- a CDS encoding MBL fold metallo-hydrolase — MVTQLMDGLWHIDCRTFDKPNVYVIDDGDRTLVDAGWPRDEKTVREELDAAGIDLTDIDRVLLTHYDADHIGTLARLTPDLDAPLYIHKEDAPYVAGKRLPSWTARNGVEALHRLYYRHLDLPNLSIRHVEDGDTIGKFRACHTPGHTPGHTVYLHEDLEVAFLGDLAYWIGNRLHLSGRVTSHDHDQVEASVRTVLDRMPEFEYTCPGHGPPVADGHTQLADAIEKTN, encoded by the coding sequence ATGGTGACTCAGCTCATGGATGGTCTCTGGCATATCGATTGTCGAACGTTCGATAAGCCGAATGTCTACGTAATCGATGACGGTGACCGTACCCTCGTGGATGCTGGTTGGCCTAGAGATGAAAAAACGGTCCGTGAAGAACTCGATGCGGCCGGAATCGATCTCACTGATATCGATCGCGTGCTGCTGACTCATTACGATGCCGACCATATTGGGACACTGGCGAGGCTTACCCCGGATCTGGACGCGCCGCTCTACATTCATAAAGAAGACGCCCCATACGTTGCTGGCAAACGTCTACCGTCGTGGACCGCACGAAACGGTGTCGAAGCGCTTCACCGGCTTTATTATCGACACTTGGATCTTCCGAATCTCTCTATTCGACACGTAGAGGATGGCGACACCATCGGCAAATTTCGAGCCTGTCATACCCCTGGTCACACACCCGGACATACGGTATATCTGCACGAAGACCTCGAGGTCGCATTTCTCGGGGACCTTGCCTATTGGATCGGCAACCGACTGCATCTTTCAGGTCGGGTAACCAGTCACGACCACGATCAAGTCGAGGCGAGCGTTCGAACCGTGCTCGACCGGATGCCTGAGTTCGAATACACCTGTCCTGGTCACGGCCCACCTGTTGCTGACGGACATACGCAGCTGGCAGACGCTATCGAGAAAACGAACTGA
- a CDS encoding alpha/beta hydrolase family protein, whose translation MPETHRIPVGDAAADAAPDVAAVRHEADSDDWLVFCHGLRSDKSGSYEYRCRRAREAGYNAVRFDARGCGESDGAFVDSTLATRLTDLRHVVDYFDPESYALFGSSFGGKVAFHAAAEDERVEAVATRAPVTTNGTFDEYRSAVEREGEWTFDTGERIDRRFFDALDRYPFDDVVGSLESPVAMFHGGDDDVVEPGDSFAAARQLETDVLVERFAGEGHRFSTAGEERLLERLFDWLEWASARGYSSY comes from the coding sequence ATGCCCGAGACACATCGCATTCCGGTCGGAGACGCGGCGGCGGACGCCGCTCCCGACGTCGCCGCCGTCCGTCACGAGGCCGACTCCGACGACTGGCTCGTCTTCTGTCACGGCCTGCGCAGCGACAAATCCGGTAGCTACGAGTATCGGTGTCGACGGGCCCGCGAGGCGGGCTACAACGCCGTCCGATTCGACGCTAGGGGCTGTGGCGAGTCCGACGGCGCGTTCGTCGACTCGACGCTCGCGACGCGACTCACCGACCTCCGCCATGTCGTCGACTACTTCGATCCCGAGTCCTACGCGCTGTTCGGCTCGAGTTTCGGCGGGAAAGTCGCGTTCCACGCCGCTGCCGAGGACGAGCGGGTCGAGGCGGTCGCCACGCGCGCACCCGTGACGACCAACGGGACGTTCGACGAGTACCGGAGCGCTGTCGAACGCGAGGGAGAGTGGACGTTCGATACCGGCGAGCGAATCGATCGGCGGTTTTTCGACGCTCTCGATCGGTATCCGTTCGACGACGTCGTCGGGTCGCTCGAGAGTCCGGTCGCGATGTTCCACGGCGGCGACGACGACGTCGTCGAGCCGGGCGATAGCTTCGCCGCCGCCCGGCAACTCGAGACCGACGTGCTGGTAGAGCGATTCGCGGGTGAAGGCCACCGGTTTTCGACGGCCGGCGAAGAGCGGTTGCTCGAGCGACTGTTCGACTGGCTCGAGTGGGCGTCCGCTCGCGGATATAGTAGCTACTGA
- a CDS encoding glycerophosphodiester phosphodiesterase — protein MSETHDERRTEHPDTSSSALRRRSFIIATGASATGMVGAAGATPGRGKGDDAPSKRRRDESKPTRSGGHGGDPDLIAHRGFAGLYPENTVGAVEAAARGGQSSHAPSRGADMIEIDVVPTAENDVVVFHDDRLAERDGGERGLTDTEGVVWETDTATVTNAEVLASGETVPRLRPALEAIPPHVGVNVELKNPGSFDVAFAESMPRAELEEQKDLWQPFVARVLDVVDDFHHEFLFSSFYEAALATTRDASDYAVAPLLWNSVRDGVEIARRYEAEAIHPPYHMIRDTPFYGDQRYEEDAGWSDIDLLAVAHEEGRDVNVFTLETWYQAERLAAAGVDGLISDHADVLRFGATN, from the coding sequence ATGTCCGAGACACACGACGAGCGACGAACCGAGCACCCTGACACGTCCAGTTCCGCGCTTCGCCGCCGATCGTTTATCATCGCGACCGGCGCATCGGCGACCGGAATGGTCGGCGCTGCGGGGGCGACGCCCGGTCGCGGGAAGGGAGACGATGCGCCCAGCAAACGCCGACGCGACGAATCGAAGCCGACCCGTTCCGGCGGTCACGGCGGCGATCCGGACCTGATCGCTCACCGCGGCTTCGCCGGCCTCTATCCCGAAAACACCGTCGGGGCGGTCGAAGCCGCAGCCCGCGGCGGACAGTCCTCGCACGCGCCGTCACGGGGTGCCGACATGATCGAGATCGACGTCGTGCCGACCGCCGAGAACGACGTCGTCGTCTTCCACGACGACCGACTCGCCGAACGCGACGGTGGCGAGCGCGGGCTCACAGACACCGAAGGCGTCGTCTGGGAGACTGACACGGCGACCGTTACGAACGCCGAGGTCCTCGCGAGCGGCGAGACCGTCCCCCGACTGCGGCCGGCCCTCGAGGCGATCCCACCCCACGTCGGCGTCAACGTCGAACTGAAGAACCCGGGCTCGTTCGACGTGGCCTTCGCGGAATCGATGCCACGAGCGGAACTCGAGGAACAGAAGGACCTCTGGCAGCCCTTCGTCGCGCGAGTGCTCGACGTCGTCGACGACTTCCACCACGAGTTCCTCTTCTCGTCGTTCTACGAGGCGGCGCTGGCGACGACCCGCGACGCGTCCGACTACGCCGTCGCACCGTTGCTCTGGAACTCCGTTCGGGACGGCGTCGAAATCGCGCGACGATACGAGGCCGAAGCGATTCACCCGCCCTACCACATGATTCGGGACACGCCGTTCTACGGCGACCAGCGATACGAGGAGGATGCCGGCTGGTCGGACATCGATCTCCTCGCCGTCGCACACGAGGAGGGCCGCGACGTGAACGTCTTCACCCTCGAGACCTGGTACCAGGCGGAACGGCTCGCAGCGGCCGGCGTCGACGGACTCATCAGCGACCACGCGGACGTGCTCCGGTTCGGCGCGACGAACTGA
- a CDS encoding tyrosine-type recombinase/integrase, producing the protein MTEVAITDAVDAYLQRKAVGDPDGSGAGAYASNAESILRRWAAWLEGEHDLTSLFALEVDHMRAYAEELHRRTERGEYTASTAGTYYAVVRAFLSWCVRGGVLDTNPAATDRAEAALPTADTRPSDDSWTVDQRRELERYVRERVLEADSQSTSERRTRLREYAMVAVLAHSTVRGAELFRVPEDDRRTGATWDDVDFYTGTIRVLGKSQRLEDVPLPARARTPLRRYRVVLDPPSNDWPLFPTGHAPSIAARVRSVLGDRGHDESEIEALLADATAIELARERSIAPPAITTEGARSILKRLCEAAVVDVDGNYLTPRGVRREQDEVYRREATASKPSLRASVLEQSIVVQETQPSIDTDGSRRDEQSDTD; encoded by the coding sequence GTGACCGAGGTAGCGATCACCGACGCGGTCGACGCCTATCTCCAGCGAAAGGCCGTCGGCGACCCCGACGGCTCGGGCGCGGGAGCCTACGCGTCCAACGCGGAATCGATTCTCCGGCGGTGGGCCGCCTGGCTCGAGGGAGAACACGATCTCACGTCGCTGTTCGCGCTCGAGGTCGACCACATGCGTGCGTACGCAGAGGAACTCCACCGACGGACGGAGCGCGGGGAGTACACCGCCTCGACCGCCGGCACCTACTACGCAGTGGTCCGCGCGTTCCTCTCGTGGTGCGTTCGCGGCGGCGTCCTGGACACCAATCCCGCGGCGACCGACCGTGCCGAGGCCGCGCTGCCGACCGCCGACACGCGGCCGTCCGACGACTCTTGGACGGTCGATCAGCGCCGCGAACTCGAGCGCTACGTCCGCGAGCGGGTGCTCGAGGCCGACTCCCAGTCGACGAGCGAGCGACGCACTCGACTGCGCGAGTACGCGATGGTGGCCGTCCTCGCTCACTCGACGGTCCGCGGGGCGGAGTTGTTCCGGGTACCGGAAGACGACCGGCGCACGGGCGCGACCTGGGACGACGTCGACTTCTATACGGGGACGATCCGCGTGCTGGGGAAGTCCCAACGCCTCGAGGACGTGCCGCTTCCCGCCCGTGCGCGGACGCCGTTGCGGCGCTATCGGGTCGTGCTCGATCCGCCGTCGAACGACTGGCCGCTGTTTCCGACGGGCCACGCGCCCTCGATCGCCGCGCGGGTCCGGTCGGTTCTGGGCGACCGCGGCCACGACGAGAGCGAGATCGAGGCGCTGCTCGCGGACGCGACGGCGATAGAACTCGCACGCGAGCGGTCGATCGCCCCGCCGGCGATCACCACTGAGGGGGCGCGGTCGATCCTGAAGCGACTCTGCGAGGCGGCCGTCGTCGACGTCGACGGGAACTATCTGACGCCCCGAGGCGTCCGCCGAGAACAGGACGAGGTGTACCGCCGCGAGGCGACGGCGTCGAAACCGAGCCTGCGCGCGTCGGTCCTCGAGCAGTCGATCGTCGTCCAGGAGACGCAGCCGTCGATCGATACGGACGGGAGTCGGCGCGACGAGCAGTCGGACACGGACTGA